Proteins found in one Synechococcus sp. LA31 genomic segment:
- a CDS encoding glycosyl transferase yields MTGSGIKPAVIVLVCNGPGELTTWVRPLARRLQAEMPLRPDRPGAPTSLQLVLVPCPNATGSEHRVAAAMGLFERIMPAASFWWLLLRPRRYGPWPRRGVVVFLGGDQFWTVLLSARLGYRHITYAEWVARWPRWNDSIAAMGPAAADRLGGRWRHRCQVVGDLMADLSESARDEQPLPPGDWLALMPGSKRAKLQVGMPFLLETADRLAAIRPTCRFLLPVAPTTSVQELLAYAGPENPIASAYSAGEPQLQQSEQGLVFITSSGTRILLIEQQPAHGVLSQCRLALTTVGANTAELGALAVPMIVLVPTQHLHVMQAWDGGIGLLARLPILRWLLGMALTAWRMRHHGFLAWPNISAGRLVVPERVGAITPEQIAEEAADWLNQPARLEGMRDDLRSLRGQPGAVAALAGMVRQLLPVP; encoded by the coding sequence GTGACCGGATCCGGCATAAAGCCTGCCGTGATCGTGTTGGTGTGCAATGGTCCGGGCGAGCTCACCACCTGGGTTAGGCCATTGGCCCGGCGGCTCCAGGCGGAGATGCCGCTGCGCCCTGATCGCCCCGGCGCGCCCACAAGTTTGCAGTTGGTGTTAGTGCCCTGCCCGAATGCCACCGGCAGTGAGCACCGGGTCGCGGCGGCTATGGGCCTGTTCGAGCGGATCATGCCTGCCGCGAGCTTCTGGTGGCTGTTGCTCCGCCCCCGTCGATATGGCCCTTGGCCTCGCCGCGGTGTGGTGGTGTTTCTCGGCGGTGATCAGTTCTGGACGGTGCTGCTCTCGGCGCGGCTGGGTTACCGCCACATCACCTATGCCGAGTGGGTGGCGCGCTGGCCGCGCTGGAACGACAGCATCGCTGCCATGGGGCCGGCCGCGGCCGATCGTCTTGGAGGTCGCTGGCGTCATCGCTGCCAGGTGGTGGGCGATCTGATGGCCGATCTGTCGGAATCGGCTCGCGATGAACAACCGCTTCCCCCGGGTGACTGGCTGGCCCTGATGCCCGGTTCCAAGCGCGCCAAGCTGCAAGTGGGGATGCCCTTTCTGCTGGAAACGGCCGATCGCCTCGCCGCCATTCGTCCCACGTGCCGCTTCCTGTTGCCGGTGGCGCCCACCACGAGCGTTCAGGAGCTGCTCGCCTATGCCGGCCCTGAGAACCCCATCGCCAGCGCCTACAGCGCCGGGGAGCCGCAGCTGCAGCAGAGCGAGCAAGGGCTTGTGTTTATCACCAGCTCTGGCACTCGCATCCTGCTGATCGAGCAGCAGCCGGCCCATGGAGTGCTGAGCCAATGCCGCCTGGCTCTGACCACCGTGGGCGCCAATACCGCTGAGCTCGGTGCGCTCGCGGTGCCGATGATCGTTCTGGTGCCGACCCAGCATCTGCATGTGATGCAGGCCTGGGATGGCGGGATCGGCCTGTTGGCTCGGCTGCCGATTCTGCGCTGGCTGCTGGGCATGGCTCTCACCGCTTGGCGAATGCGCCATCACGGTTTTTTGGCCTGGCCCAACATTTCAGCGGGCCGCCTGGTGGTGCCCGAGCGGGTGGGGGCGATCACCCCCGAGCAGATTGCTGAGGAGGCCGCTGATTGGCTGAATCAGCCAGCTCGGCTGGAGGGGATGCGCGACGACCTGCGCAGCTTGCGCGGCCAGCCTGGGGCGGTGGCTGCTCTGGCAGGCATGGTGCGCCAGCTGCTGCCAGTTCCTTAA
- a CDS encoding YggT family protein, giving the protein MSESGADTLALLRQLLPPVHLVLGLLLSAWTLLFLFRIVLTWYPQVDLSQGLWRVVAIPTEPLLAFTRRLIAPIGGVDVTPVIWLGLISLVRELLVGQQGLITQVMIRASVIPA; this is encoded by the coding sequence ATGAGCGAATCTGGGGCCGACACCCTGGCGCTGCTGCGGCAGCTGCTGCCACCTGTGCATTTGGTGCTGGGGCTGTTGCTTTCGGCCTGGACGCTGCTGTTCCTGTTTCGGATCGTGCTCACCTGGTATCCCCAGGTTGATCTCAGCCAAGGTCTCTGGCGAGTGGTGGCGATTCCCACTGAGCCGCTGTTGGCCTTTACCCGCCGGCTGATCGCACCGATCGGTGGCGTGGATGTGACCCCGGTGATCTGGCTGGGGCTGATCAGCCTGGTGCGTGAGCTGCTGGTGGGACAGCAGGGGCTGATCACCCAGGTGATGATCCGAGCCAGCGTGATTCCCGCTTAG
- the accC gene encoding acetyl-CoA carboxylase biotin carboxylase subunit — protein MPIGKLLIANRGEIALRILRTCRELGIPTVAVYSTVDRNALHVQLADEAVCIGDAPSSKSYLNIPNILAAATSRGADAIHPGYGFLAENDKFAEICAAHGITFVGPSPESIRSMGDKSTAKATMQSVGVPTIPGSEGLLESVDEARALAGSMGYPVMIKATAGGGGRGMRLVPSADQLDNLFKAAQGEADAAFGNPGLYMEKFIDRPRHVEVQVLADRHGNVVHVGERDCSIQRRHQKLLEEAPSVAINADLRRQMGDAAVAAARTIGYEGAGTVEFLVDRTGNFYFMEMNTRIQVEHPVTEMVTGVDLIAEQLRIAGGEPISLSQEEIKLTGHAIEVRINAEDPRQNFRPSPGKITGWLPPGGPGVRFDSHVYTGYEIPPFYDSLIGKLIVWGTDRDHALKRLRRALSECAVTGIPTTIDFHLQLLDRPEFQAGDVHTKFVEQEMLPPT, from the coding sequence ATGCCCATCGGCAAACTGCTGATCGCCAACCGTGGCGAAATCGCCCTGCGCATCCTGCGCACCTGCCGCGAACTCGGCATACCCACGGTGGCTGTGTACAGCACGGTTGACCGCAATGCCCTGCACGTGCAGCTCGCGGATGAGGCTGTGTGCATCGGCGATGCACCAAGCAGCAAGAGCTATCTCAACATTCCCAACATCCTGGCGGCCGCCACGTCTCGCGGCGCCGATGCGATTCACCCGGGCTACGGCTTCCTGGCTGAAAACGACAAGTTCGCAGAAATCTGCGCTGCCCATGGGATCACCTTTGTGGGCCCCTCACCAGAGTCGATTCGCTCCATGGGCGACAAGTCGACGGCCAAAGCCACGATGCAAAGCGTGGGCGTGCCCACGATTCCAGGCAGCGAAGGTCTATTGGAGAGCGTCGATGAAGCCAGAGCCCTGGCCGGCTCGATGGGCTATCCGGTGATGATCAAGGCCACCGCCGGCGGTGGTGGCCGGGGGATGCGCCTGGTTCCTTCAGCCGATCAGCTCGACAACCTGTTCAAGGCTGCCCAGGGCGAAGCGGACGCCGCCTTCGGTAACCCCGGCCTCTACATGGAAAAGTTCATCGACCGGCCCCGGCACGTGGAAGTGCAGGTGCTGGCTGATCGTCACGGCAACGTGGTGCATGTGGGCGAACGCGACTGCTCGATCCAGCGCCGACACCAGAAGCTGCTGGAAGAGGCCCCCAGCGTGGCCATCAACGCCGACCTGCGCCGGCAGATGGGTGATGCCGCAGTAGCTGCAGCACGCACCATCGGCTACGAGGGTGCCGGCACCGTGGAGTTCCTGGTGGATCGCACCGGCAACTTCTATTTCATGGAGATGAACACCCGCATTCAGGTGGAGCATCCGGTCACCGAGATGGTGACAGGCGTGGATCTGATCGCTGAGCAACTACGGATTGCAGGCGGCGAACCGATTTCCCTGAGCCAAGAGGAGATCAAGCTCACCGGCCATGCCATCGAAGTACGCATCAACGCTGAAGACCCGCGCCAGAACTTCCGCCCATCCCCCGGCAAGATCACGGGCTGGCTGCCCCCAGGCGGTCCCGGCGTGCGCTTCGACAGCCACGTGTACACGGGCTACGAGATCCCGCCCTTCTACGACTCCCTGATCGGCAAGCTGATCGTGTGGGGCACCGACCGCGACCATGCCCTCAAACGCCTGCGCCGCGCGCTATCGGAATGCGCCGTCACCGGCATCCCCACCACCATCGATTTCCACCTGCAGCTGCTCGATCGGCCTGAATTTCAAGCTGGGGATGTGCACACCAAGTTTGTGGAACAGGAGATGCTCCCGCCCACCTAA